Part of the Notamacropus eugenii isolate mMacEug1 chromosome 5, mMacEug1.pri_v2, whole genome shotgun sequence genome is shown below.
GCAAGAAGTTGGAATGTGGCTAGCAACCAACATTTTGGAACAGGACATACAGAACAGGAGGAGATAAAATAGCATCTTTGTGTAATGAATTATATgcaaataagatttttaaaaaattacacagCATCTGGATAATAACCATTTTTGTCCTAAGTTATAAACATTATACACGATACTTGGATGACAGCCACCATTGTTCTAGAACTGTATAAATTGAGGAAACCTCTTCATCAGAGGCTTTCCCCTGATTTTGGTGCCTGAAGTGGTGACTGTGAGGCACATTGAAGAATGCTGACATCTAGAAGCCCAGGGACCAAGGATCTTCAGGATTATCCTAACTCAAGGACATGGTGATGTAcctatatatgtttttatatgaaaATTGTTTTCACTCTTAATGGAGGATTCACTCAATAGCCAGCCTCTTTACCAGTAGAGAGCAGATTTTAACTTTCAACTGTGTCTTGTTGTGTGTGCATCTTGATGAAGAATATGGATGAGCCCACCCAGGACAATTGGTGTCTGATATGTgacttttcaacaagaatgggCTTTTTCAAAGGACGATttaagggagaaggggaacaaGATGTTCCTAAGAGAATTCCTGGTTGGTCATACACCAACAGGTGGTATTGTGTGGCTAAAGCGCTTTCCCAGTTCAGCAGTCCTGTGCACTGGAACAAAGGGGAATGCCCCATAGATCCGGACGGAGTGAGTCAGTGGATTACTTGTAGGCTGACTCCTAGGAGGAGGGGTGCCACAGGCAGTTTGCTCTGGTTGATGCTCACTGTGATTGAGAAATTGGCTTCACAGCTGGATGGAGCTCGCGAGAAACTCCAGGACATGCAGAACAAGAATACTACGAAAGCAACTGCCCAAACAGTTTTACAAGAGGCCTCGAAAGTTCAGATTGCCAAGGTCGAAGCTCTAGAGGCTGAGTTAGCTAAATTGGCAATGCCTTCTTTGGGAACTTTCTTCTCAGTGCCTACCCCGCCCCTCTCTGAGCCTGAACAGGAGCCTGAGCCTTCTGCTCCTCCTCCCGCGTCCCCTGCATTTTCCCAGTCCCCTTCTCCGACCCTTTCCCATGCTCCTTCCCCTTCTGGATCTGCCCCCTCGTCTTCTGCCATCTCCTCTGCTCATTCCCCTGATCCTGGCGCTTCTTCTGATGCTTCCGGTCCAGCTCAGATCCAGCCAACAACATCTTCTCCCCAGGCGTCTTCTCCACACCAACAGGCTCCGGCATTACCACTAACGCCCCTGCCAGTAACTCCGAAACAGGTACTCACACCAGATGCCACGTCTCCGCCGGGAGCTCTCCAGCAGTTACCTGCACCACCAATAACGTCCTCGTCAGCACCTCCACGACAGGCACCCTCGCCTCTCCTACAGATACCAGCACTTCCCCTACAGGTCCCTCAGCCACCAACGGTGCCTCAGCCAACCCCTTCGCAACAGATATCTCCAGACCCAACAGCACCAGATGGCCGAACACTACCGGTAAAGTGGAAACGACTAATGAGCAGGGCTAGGGAAAGAGACTGGACTAGGACTTTTCGGGAGGATAATTATAAAGGATCTCCCCTTCCCCATTGGGAGCGCAAGAGGTGGGTCAGGTCTAGATCTGCGTCCAGAGGCCGGGTGACCACAGACCTCCGAGGGCAACAAAGTGCATTTAGAGATGTTCCAAGCTTAACTACTTATGAGCTGGCCTCACTCACTGAGAAATACCAGCAGAAGCCAGGAGAATCCTTGAAAGCATGGATTCTGAAGGTGTTAGACAAAGGGGCGGATTCCCTGGTGCTGGATGCTAAGGCTCTCAGATCTTTAGGGCCATTGACTCGTGACGTGCTTTACAACGCAATCCTGCGGGGCGCTCCCTTGGAGGTACCCTACGCGCCGCTCTTGGATTGGTGCATTCAGTGCTGGCGGCAAAGGTGGCCCTTTCGGGCGGACCATAATGACCCTTTGCCCAGTTCGTGGATGTCCTTAGAGGATGCCGTGCAGCACCTGCGTGAGGAAGCCATGATAGAGTGGATTTATCTGGGGGAGGCTTCGGGCCTGGCAGGACCTAATGCGGTAATACTGTCAAATCACAACAGGGCCCAGTTAATTCACTCGGCTCCTCTGCAGTGGAAGTCACTCATCACAGCGCTTTTGTCAGAGCACAGGGGAACCATTGGAGAAATGATTTCCCTCCTAAGGGAGCATCTTTCCAGAAATAAGGTGGGAAACATTCTCCATTcggtaaaagaagaaaggagaccgATACCAGATCCCAGCTCTCCAGCTAACTGCAGAGCTCCTGCTCAGCACAAGGAGAGAAATAGCTTCCCAGGGCTCTCCGAGGAAACAGGCGAAGACTCTGAGACAGAAGCCCAAGTGGCAAAAGTGGCAACATGGGTTTAGGACGGCTTTTAGATATCTCTGCGTTTGAGACTAAGGGAAGCAGGAGTACACTTCCTCTGACAgacagctatgtggaggattTTATGGTTCCGTAGATATTCTGCTGTCTTACTTGTGTCGGGAGGGTGTACACTCATGTGTGCTGTTTAGATATGTGTGTTCACTGGTGTTTTAATAATTTGGTTAAGAAGTAAGGTTCCTTTTCTTTAGCAAAGCACAAAGTTCACAATCTTAAAAATGTATCCGTCTTTGACTATGTTAATGAGAAGGGGGGAGAAGAGtgcgggtggggggaggggttcagtatttcagggaaagaaaattttcagAAAGCCCAGCCACATGGAACTGTGGACTCCAATATTCTTTGAATTTAGCACAAATGGTTGACAAAACTTGGGATCATAATTTTACAGTTGGTTTGGCCAGAGTGGGAGGGAAATGAATTTCAACATAACATTGTCAAGGGTTGTCTTCAATTTTTGGAAATTGTTGAATTAGAATGTGATTATGTTTTGGTGAAAGGTCAGAATCCTGCTTTCAGGCAAAAGGAGTTGTACCTTCTTTTATCACATTTGTGTGCTTGGCATACTGCACATGCATGAATTTCATGGGAAAGGAATATGTTTAAAATAAGCAAGAGACTCTCAGAATATGTTTAAAATAAGCAAGCTAAAAAAGTGAACTATAGgaattattcttgtttttaagATAACCGTTTGAACCTTGAGAATTTGGCAACAGGAGAATAGAGAAAAGAGCTTCACAGGCAAAATTGGTTTTGAAGAATGAGTTCCATATAcatctaattttaaaatacagatttAGCAAGTAGCAAtcatagctcacatttacataatatttaaGTTCTATAAACCGTAAGGTTGATATAATGCCCTCTTATGGATAAGTCATGGAGGTGGGTCCTTCTCTCTATCAGGGGCAAGTATCTCCTATTTGCTTCCTATTGACCATGATGAACCTTTTAATTGATGAACTTCATGGATAAACTAAAAAAGCAATGCCTGCCCTCAGGACTTTTCATTTTGGCTTCCATGTGTGAAGATGACTTTCATACTGGATCTCAAGCCATGAGCTCATGGCCTCTTCAGCAAGCCTGGATCTGGGATGGGGgtgtcttctttcttttggtaTAGGGTCTTATGAGATCTCTAAAAGGAGTTAgcatcttcttctcctctccccatctccaaTAGTCTCATTGAGGCATTGGTGGAACCAATGGCAAAGGCAGACTGGCCAGACAAGAGTCCCCTACTAGAGAAATTCCACCAGTTGGCACTGATTGAACTTTATTCAGTAGATGTGTAATGTAAAATAGCTAATAAGCAGCTTTCTGAATGAAGCTGTTTTCAAAGTTCTCAATGATGTTTGAATACTAGCCTTTCAACTGATTTTAATCATTCAATGATTCTTTATTGCTTAGCAATTCCTTTCCCATGTGAGAAAAAAATTGTTCCAAATCGAATTCATGTTTGTATTCTgcatgctcttttttttttttttgcttcccctCTGCTAGACCCCTTAAATGAGAACCAAAATTAGAATTATTCCTCAGGAATCtgaggtggggggtggaggggagatggagagaaaatgatAAAGTATATTAGGAGCCTTGTTCCCCTACTGTGGCAATGGGAGACCCGAGAGCAATGAACTCAGGAGAAATCCTGGAGGATAGGGAAGGGTTAGGGATTGGGAAAGGTCACTAGTCCCTGTCGCCTCAGCCTGGCATTGTCTGGGCTAGCTGCAGTGATAGGCTTACAAAGCACATACATGCTTTCATAAGAGAAGCAGCAATCCTCTAAGGTAGGTGCTACAAgtataattatttctgttttattgagGGAAAATCTGAGGCTCACAGAGATTGAGTGGCTTGTGCAGGGTCTaatgtgatttgaacccaggtcttcctgacttccagtctaactatctctatctatctatctatctatcgtctatctgtctgtctgtctgtctatctgtctatctatctttttagATATAAGTCCAAGCTTTCATTTAAATATGCCTGAATAGCAggataagaagaaagaagagaagggaaattagTCATAATGGCATAAGGAGCATAAAATGTTCAATCACATATTAAGtcagaaaatagaatttttaaatataagaTTATTCAAGGATTGAGTGTGATGTATTTATGACTCAAAGCAGCTTTAAGTCATTAAGTCTCATACAGAGGTCAGCTGATGTTGCTGTTGTTGGCTTTCAGAGGTTTTCATTGCTTTTGCTTGAATAACTATTTCTGTAATCATTACTGAATTATTAGTGTTTAAGCCTAGGGGGCTTTCCGTCTGACTGAGTGGATATAACAAGAGGCCTTCCACTAAAGCATGGTAGTATGTCCTGACAAGGAACTGTGaccagagacacagaaagaatgACTGCATAGTGCAACAAGCCGATGAGAACACAAAGCACAGAAGGCATTTTTTGGaaacaaggaagggaaagggtTTGAATTGTGATGAAATTATAAACTTTGGGCAGTTTTTGCAGTTCTGAGAATCTAAAGGAATTAAAGCTGGATTGTGGCAGTTGATCGTCATCTGCAGTGATTTCACACAGGAGAATCTGTACTGTGGACTTAAATATGAACTATGACAAACTTTGTGACTTGTTGTTTCCACTGCATAGTGGACAGGGACAGGGGGGCAGCTCCAGTCCTCCtggtctatatcttgccactggacccagatagctctggaggagaaagtgaggctggtgactttgtacagccctgccttacttaaatccaatttacttgcaagtcatggcatctatcatcttcctgatgccatgatcctctttgagaatgaaggacaaacaacatgcACAGTGGATGATACCTGGAAGTGTGGGAAACTTTAGTTGGAGAATTCAGATTTATTTAAAGCTTGTCTATCTATACATTATTAAGTAtaccttaaaatgatatttttgctttttttttgttttgttctattgTATTAATTTGATCCATTGATATTTCGTGTGGAATGTGGTATGTAtatgaaaaagataaaagactggaaataaagaaagagaaaaaaaagatctaaaaattAAGGAGAAATAGCAAGAGGTTAACTGGTAGATATTTTATCTATTAAATGCTTTAGCTGCAAGCTAATTAGACATTGTTAATGTTGATAAAGAGATATGATCACTaatcaaaaaaataatatttatgcaCATGTCTCTCAATGAGCTCAAACTATAGAACTTGCTATTATGTAAGGGGGAACCCATGAGGACTTATTCATATTTGCTTATGGTGCTGTTTTGATGTTGGGATTACATGCTAGATCAGATACCTAATTGGTACCATAAACTACCATTGATGTGGCAGGCACTGAtgaatcaacaacaaaaacaagggGTAAATATCAGCAGACTTCTTGCTGGAACACTCATGAAAGACCTACTGAGGTCTTAGTAATGGTTCTGAGTGGTCTTGTCTGCTGAATAGATCCCAGGTAGAGATGTTGGAGCAGTGGGAAGGATTGGAAAAGTGGTCTCACGAAGGTGGTGGCAGGACTTTTCTGAAGACCGCTTGAACAGGGAAACCATCACCTGGTTGACTCTGACACTGAGGATTGCACCCCTGGCTTTCATTGATATTGCATGAATTGACAGTTCTAGAACCTAATTTGACAAAGACTCAAAACATGATTATAAACAGAAAAGGTAAGGTCATGCTGTAATTCCCAGACCAAAACTTGGCAGAATGCAATTAATGTCATGCCAAgacttcccctcttttccctctttcacaGTAAATTCTTCAGGTCTCTGAAGAAGATACTTAAGTGGTCTATAATGACAAACTGCTTACACAATTGCACCCAAAACCTTAAAAATGAGGCAGAAATCTAGACCCTAATTCTGGCATCAGATAAAGGAAGCTATTGGGAGAAAAACAAGGGGTTAAAACAAATCACAAACCCCTTGCACAGGAAGGTGAGACAAGGTTAACAATCTGTTGAAAAAGGAGAGACACAACAGAAGGAAACAAGTTGATCCATATGTGATAATGTCCTAATAATTATACAACCTTTACGTAGCATTCATTGACATCTTTTGTCCTAAGCTATCTAAAGTAATAGATGACACCAGAACGATAGCCACCATTGTTGTAAAACTTTATACACTTAGGAAACCCTTCAGCTCATAGGGGTTGTGTCTTAGACTTGACGAATGTAGTCATAGACATCTACTTATCTTAG
Proteins encoded:
- the LOC140506658 gene encoding uncharacterized protein, producing the protein MKNMDEPTQDNWCLICDFSTRMGFFKGRFKGEGEQDVPKRIPGWSYTNRWYCVAKALSQFSSPVHWNKGECPIDPDGVSQWITCRLTPRRRGATGSLLWLMLTVIEKLASQLDGAREKLQDMQNKNTTKATAQTVLQEASKVQIAKVEALEAELAKLAMPSLGTFFSVPTPPLSEPEQEPEPSAPPPASPAFSQSPSPTLSHAPSPSGSAPSSSAISSAHSPDPGASSDASGPAQIQPTTSSPQASSPHQQAPALPLTPLPVTPKQVLTPDATSPPGALQQLPAPPITSSSAPPRQAPSPLLQIPALPLQVPQPPTVPQPTPSQQISPDPTAPDGRTLPVKWKRLMSRARERDWTRTFREDNYKGSPLPHWERKRWVRSRSASRGRVTTDLRGQQSAFRDVPSLTTYELASLTEKYQQKPGESLKAWILKVLDKGADSLVLDAKALRSLGPLTRDVLYNAILRGAPLEVPYAPLLDWCIQCWRQRWPFRADHNDPLPSSWMSLEDAVQHLREEAMIEWIYLGEASGLAGPNAVILSNHNRAQLIHSAPLQWKSLITALLSEHRGTIGEMISLLREHLSRNKVGNILHSVKEERRPIPDPSSPANCRAPAQHKERNSFPGLSEETGEDSETEAQVAKVATWV